Proteins found in one Hevea brasiliensis isolate MT/VB/25A 57/8 chromosome 18, ASM3005281v1, whole genome shotgun sequence genomic segment:
- the LOC110636279 gene encoding uncharacterized protein LOC110636279, with the protein MHEEVKVYMDDMIIKSRGAESHVQAVKGSVIVDILVENPINDYKALDFKFPDEHINAISSGVEGHDNVWEMYFDRVVNLSGNGIKAVLVSPNGKHFPIVAKLRFTCTNNMVEYEACVSGLQATIEMKVKKLKVFGDSALIIYQVKGEWQTKDPKLILYQKYLLELIKEFEEISFTHLSHDKNQFTDALATLTVMTQMVVTN; encoded by the exons ATGCACGAAGAAGTAAAAGTCTATAtggatgacatgatcattaaatccagagggGCTGAAAGCCATGTACAG GCAGTGAAAGGAAGTGTGATAGTAGATATCCTGGTAGAAAACCCAATCAATGATTATAAGGCTCTAGATTTCAAATTCccagatgagcatattaatgcaaTAAGTAGTGGTGTTGAGGGGCATGATAATGTGTGGGAGATGTATTTCGACAGAGTAGTCAATTTATCCGGTAATGGGATTAAGGCAGTGCTAGTATCTCCAAATGGGAAACACTTTCCAATAGTTGCCAAACTAAGGTTTACCTGTACCAACAACATGGTAGAGTATGAAGCTTGCGTGAGTGGTTTACAAGCTACCATTGAAATGAAGGTAAAGAAATTGAAGGTGTTTGGGgattcagccctgatcatttaccaagtcaaaggggaatggcagaCTAAAGATCCAAAACTGATCCTGTACCAGAAATATCTCCTCGAGCTAATCAAGGAGTTTGAAGAAATTTCCTTCACTCACCTGAGCCATGACAAGAACCAAttcactgatgccttagctactctaactGTAATGACTCAAATGGTTGTTACAAATTAA